Proteins encoded together in one Neobacillus sp. FSL H8-0543 window:
- a CDS encoding hydroxymethylglutaryl-CoA lyase: MMLNLPNKVTIIEVGPRDGLQNEKNFVPTEFKKQFIAGLRSAGLEEMELTSFVSPKWVPQMGDAAEIVADCLEPNTRNFVLAPNRKGIDRIYMSECEAVAVFVGVSNSFNLKNINKTTRDSMAELKPIISELKQKDYFVRACISTAFYCPYEGKMTENDTIQLCREFVEAGVDELSVADTIGMASPSEAYSLFITLKKEFPNTLLTAHFHDTRKLALANILASLQAGIDRFDSSAGGLGGCPFAPGASGNVATEDVVYMLERMGIPTGVDLNKLMNAIEIIRPQLSRTIDSGYYRLHTQTV; the protein is encoded by the coding sequence ATGATGCTTAATTTACCTAATAAAGTAACAATTATTGAGGTTGGTCCACGTGATGGCCTACAAAATGAAAAGAATTTCGTACCTACTGAGTTTAAAAAGCAGTTTATAGCAGGCTTAAGAAGTGCGGGTCTTGAGGAAATGGAGTTAACTTCATTTGTATCACCAAAGTGGGTGCCGCAGATGGGAGATGCTGCGGAAATTGTTGCTGATTGTCTTGAACCAAATACCAGGAACTTTGTGCTAGCACCAAACCGAAAAGGTATTGATCGCATCTATATGTCTGAATGCGAAGCGGTTGCCGTATTTGTAGGTGTCAGTAATAGCTTCAATTTAAAAAATATTAACAAAACTACAAGGGATAGTATGGCGGAACTGAAGCCGATTATATCTGAATTAAAGCAAAAGGATTATTTTGTCCGTGCCTGCATTTCTACTGCCTTTTATTGTCCTTATGAGGGAAAAATGACCGAAAATGATACCATTCAGCTTTGTCGCGAATTTGTTGAAGCCGGTGTGGATGAATTAAGCGTCGCCGATACAATCGGGATGGCATCACCTTCTGAAGCCTATTCTCTCTTTATAACATTAAAAAAGGAATTTCCGAATACGCTGCTAACAGCACACTTCCATGATACTAGAAAGCTTGCACTAGCAAATATTTTAGCCTCACTTCAGGCTGGAATTGACCGCTTTGATTCTTCTGCTGGCGGTCTTGGCGGCTGTCCGTTTGCACCGGGTGCTTCTGGTAATGTGGCCACAGAAGATGTTGTATATATGCTTGAACGAATGGGAATCCCTACCGGCGTTGATCTTAATAAGCTGATGAATGCAATAGAAATTATTCGCCCTCAACTTTCACGGACGATTGATAGCGGCTATTATCGGCTTCATACACAAACGGTATAG
- a CDS encoding alpha/beta hydrolase, translating into MRRALRAVFISLLFTLSLSIYFTNRMMYMKKKDEQFILNREKEAGRFDPEQFKSLPKREVTISSPFGYPIKALLVEPHQSNRYIIIAHGVTETKINSIKYMNLFLKLGFNAIIYDHRRHGESGGKTTSFGHYEKFDLKAIIDWLRNEKGPSLKLGIHGESMGAATMLLYAGMLEDGADFYIADCPFSDLKEQLTYQLRKEYKLIPSLLIPIADLILRLRDKYSIRHVSPISVIENIKHPILFIHSENDDFILPSMTKELYEQKQGPKMLYLAANGRHAQSFNENPEDYMRVIDEFLLKYINPAK; encoded by the coding sequence GTGAGAAGGGCATTACGGGCTGTGTTTATTTCTTTGCTGTTTACATTGTCCTTAAGTATATATTTTACAAACCGAATGATGTATATGAAAAAGAAGGATGAGCAGTTTATTTTAAATCGCGAAAAGGAAGCAGGCAGATTTGATCCGGAACAATTCAAGTCGCTTCCAAAGCGAGAGGTTACGATATCCTCTCCTTTCGGCTACCCCATTAAAGCACTCCTTGTTGAGCCACACCAGTCGAACCGATATATCATCATAGCTCATGGTGTAACGGAAACGAAAATTAACTCCATTAAATATATGAATCTTTTCTTAAAGCTCGGATTTAACGCCATTATTTATGACCACAGACGCCATGGTGAATCTGGCGGGAAAACAACCAGTTTTGGCCATTATGAAAAGTTTGACTTGAAAGCGATTATTGATTGGCTAAGAAACGAGAAGGGTCCAAGTCTCAAGCTTGGTATTCATGGCGAATCCATGGGAGCGGCTACGATGCTGTTGTATGCTGGTATGCTTGAGGATGGAGCAGATTTTTATATTGCTGACTGCCCTTTTTCTGATTTAAAAGAACAACTCACCTATCAGCTTAGAAAAGAATATAAACTGATTCCAAGTTTGTTAATTCCTATTGCGGATCTGATTCTGCGTTTACGGGACAAATATTCAATCCGTCATGTCTCACCTATTTCAGTGATTGAAAATATTAAACATCCTATTTTGTTTATTCATAGTGAAAACGATGATTTTATTTTGCCTTCAATGACGAAGGAGCTATACGAGCAAAAACAAGGACCGAAGATGCTTTATCTTGCTGCGAATGGACGTCATGCCCAGTCTTTTAATGAGAATCCGGAAGATTATATGAGAGTCATTGATGAATTCTTGTTAAAATACATCAATCCTGCTAAGTAA
- a CDS encoding iron-sulfur cluster biosynthesis family protein translates to MEITITAAAAEKISERTIGRAGYLKLKYDIEGCGCAVSGVFALWFVPELDTNDISIETNNQTVFLEKEKLVFFDEQMTIDFSQATNCFQLKSPQQILNGYMSFVLTEKPD, encoded by the coding sequence ATGGAAATTACAATAACAGCAGCAGCGGCAGAGAAAATTAGTGAGAGAACAATCGGACGAGCAGGCTATCTAAAGCTAAAGTACGATATTGAGGGATGCGGCTGTGCGGTAAGTGGTGTATTTGCCCTGTGGTTTGTACCAGAGCTGGATACGAACGACATCAGTATAGAAACAAATAATCAAACGGTCTTCCTGGAAAAGGAAAAACTAGTTTTCTTTGATGAACAAATGACCATTGATTTTTCTCAGGCAACTAATTGCTTTCAATTAAAGAGTCCGCAACAAATCCTAAACGGCTACATGAGCTTCGTACTAACAGAAAAACCAGACTGA
- a CDS encoding CDGSH iron-sulfur domain-containing protein, whose product MSKIQIKVNDNGSLRITGEVELIDGEGNVYTTKPTFSLCRCGFSNNKPFCDGSHKGKFESQVRVSAED is encoded by the coding sequence ATGTCAAAGATTCAAATCAAAGTAAATGATAATGGTTCACTTCGAATTACAGGCGAGGTGGAATTGATCGATGGTGAAGGCAATGTCTACACAACAAAACCAACATTTTCACTTTGTCGCTGTGGCTTTTCGAATAACAAACCATTTTGTGATGGCTCTCATAAAGGGAAGTTTGAATCCCAGGTTCGAGTTTCTGCAGAAGATTAG
- a CDS encoding YolD-like family protein, which yields MIRDRGRIKWTSMMLPEHVKMLRDWVKEDGYEEKREMDEQQLELMNETLSEALEFDQFVTITHYQNHKYEIVIGKIHYWDELGHRLRIIDRFDEAHRIPIGDVIDIRLTDTRKSGSHQ from the coding sequence ATGATTCGTGACCGCGGACGGATAAAATGGACGTCAATGATGCTTCCAGAGCATGTTAAAATGCTTAGGGATTGGGTGAAGGAGGATGGATACGAAGAAAAGAGGGAAATGGATGAGCAGCAGCTTGAACTGATGAATGAGACTTTATCTGAAGCACTTGAATTTGACCAGTTCGTTACGATTACCCACTATCAGAATCATAAGTATGAAATCGTGATTGGAAAAATCCACTACTGGGATGAGCTTGGCCATAGGCTTCGCATCATAGACCGCTTTGATGAGGCACATCGGATCCCGATTGGGGATGTTATAGACATTCGGCTAACGGATACAAGAAAGAGCGGCTCACATCAGTGA
- a CDS encoding UV damage repair protein UvrX, with product MVDYSALPQNKILCVDMKSFYASCSAVMLDLDPLTCYLVVAGNLDRNGSVVLAASPRMKKEFGIKTGSRLFEVPDDPRIQVVEPKMATYLRISTEITRVFNRYVPKEALHTYSVDESFIKVDGASHLWGDATTIAQKIKDDIEREFQLPCAVGIGPNMLLAKLCLDLEAKKHGIAEWTYEDVQTKLWNVSPLREMWGIGRRVEKTLNGMGIFTVGQLARYDLERLEKKFGIMGNQLYYHAWGVDLSDLGAPIIEGQISFGKSQILLRDYKEAEEIKHVILEMCEEVARRARTRRKAGRTITLGVGYSQDELGGGFQRSRTIKQPTNVTMELYRVCLELFNEHYTGKTVRQISIAIGNIVDDHELQLDLFDMGAAKRRELGYVVDSIRRRYGSGSLLRAVSYTAAGTAKHRATLVGGHKR from the coding sequence ATGGTCGATTACAGTGCGTTACCGCAAAATAAAATATTATGTGTCGACATGAAGAGCTTCTATGCAAGCTGTTCGGCTGTCATGCTCGACCTGGACCCTTTGACCTGCTATTTAGTTGTAGCGGGTAATTTAGACCGGAATGGAAGTGTCGTGCTTGCTGCTTCACCGCGCATGAAAAAAGAATTTGGCATCAAAACGGGTTCACGGCTGTTCGAGGTTCCTGATGATCCGCGCATTCAAGTGGTTGAACCAAAAATGGCAACTTATTTACGGATTTCTACAGAAATTACCCGCGTTTTTAATCGTTATGTACCGAAAGAAGCACTTCATACGTATAGCGTCGATGAAAGCTTTATTAAAGTTGATGGAGCCAGTCATCTGTGGGGGGATGCTACAACTATTGCGCAAAAAATAAAGGATGATATTGAGCGCGAATTTCAATTGCCGTGTGCAGTTGGGATTGGGCCCAATATGCTGTTGGCTAAGCTTTGTCTCGATCTTGAAGCAAAGAAACACGGGATTGCTGAATGGACATATGAAGATGTGCAGACAAAGCTATGGAATGTGTCACCGCTTAGAGAAATGTGGGGAATTGGCAGGCGCGTTGAAAAAACATTAAATGGCATGGGCATTTTCACTGTGGGCCAGCTCGCGCGCTATGATTTAGAACGGCTGGAAAAGAAATTCGGAATCATGGGTAATCAGCTTTATTATCATGCCTGGGGAGTTGATCTCTCTGATTTGGGAGCACCAATTATTGAAGGACAAATCAGTTTTGGAAAAAGCCAAATTCTTTTGAGAGATTATAAAGAGGCAGAGGAAATCAAGCATGTAATTTTAGAAATGTGTGAGGAAGTTGCCCGGAGAGCGAGAACACGCAGGAAAGCGGGAAGGACCATTACTCTTGGGGTTGGCTACAGCCAGGATGAACTTGGCGGCGGCTTTCAGCGCTCAAGAACCATTAAACAGCCAACGAACGTGACAATGGAGCTTTACCGTGTCTGTCTTGAATTATTTAATGAACACTATACAGGAAAAACGGTAAGGCAAATATCGATTGCTATCGGGAATATTGTCGATGATCACGAGCTGCAGCTCGATCTTTTTGACATGGGTGCTGCTAAGCGACGGGAGCTCGGCTATGTGGTTGATTCTATTCGCAGGCGTTACGGCTCAGGATCGCTGCTGCGTGCTGTTTCCTACACCGCTGCAGGAACCGCTAAGCATCGAGCCACACTTGTTGGGGGACATAAAAGGTAA
- a CDS encoding YqzH family protein: MEKKLIIKMIKNCFRQYYSEVDLLPMSEKDLEELAYRIIKMKTEQPTADLYEVINDTVYEFLTG, encoded by the coding sequence ATGGAGAAAAAACTAATTATAAAAATGATAAAAAATTGTTTTAGACAATATTATTCCGAAGTGGATTTGCTACCAATGAGTGAAAAAGATTTAGAGGAACTTGCCTATCGGATTATCAAAATGAAAACAGAACAGCCAACAGCGGATTTATACGAGGTCATCAATGATACGGTGTATGAGTTTTTAACGGGATAA
- a CDS encoding SDR family oxidoreductase translates to MVKDQLKDKNIVITGASGGIGAEIAKLCAASGANLVLLARSLDKLQQLQAALLQKHQIKVDVFQLDVSDTEKIEQVFKEIFSVVGHVDILVNNAGFGVFREAHEVKIDEIKGMFEVNVIGLMACTSMVLPKMRERRLGHIINIASQAGKIATPKSSVYSATKHAVLGYTNALRMELSDFNVQVTSVNPGPIATNFFNIADEKGTYVKNVQKFILQPEYVAGKVVASMLTNTREINLPRWMNMGSIVYVLFPRLFERIGKKAFNKK, encoded by the coding sequence ATGGTTAAGGATCAACTAAAGGATAAAAATATTGTGATTACCGGTGCTTCCGGAGGAATTGGCGCCGAAATTGCCAAGCTATGTGCAGCTAGCGGGGCCAACCTTGTCTTGCTTGCCCGGAGCCTTGATAAGCTTCAACAGCTGCAGGCGGCATTGCTGCAAAAGCATCAGATTAAAGTGGATGTTTTTCAGCTCGATGTATCAGACACTGAAAAAATAGAGCAAGTCTTTAAAGAGATTTTTTCGGTAGTGGGTCATGTTGATATTCTTGTTAATAACGCAGGCTTTGGGGTTTTCCGTGAAGCGCATGAAGTGAAAATCGATGAAATCAAAGGGATGTTCGAGGTAAATGTTATCGGACTAATGGCATGTACAAGTATGGTCTTGCCAAAAATGCGTGAGCGCCGTCTTGGTCATATTATTAATATTGCCTCCCAGGCAGGGAAAATTGCCACACCTAAATCAAGTGTATATTCAGCTACCAAGCATGCCGTTCTTGGCTATACGAATGCGCTCAGGATGGAGCTTAGTGATTTCAATGTCCAGGTGACATCGGTCAATCCCGGCCCAATTGCCACCAATTTTTTCAATATTGCTGATGAAAAAGGAACGTATGTTAAAAATGTCCAGAAGTTTATACTTCAACCGGAATATGTTGCCGGCAAAGTGGTTGCGAGCATGCTCACAAACACAAGAGAAATCAACCTGCCGCGCTGGATGAATATGGGGAGTATCGTCTATGTCCTCTTCCCGCGGCTATTTGAACGTATCGGTAAAAAAGCTTTTAATAAAAAATAG
- the proC gene encoding pyrroline-5-carboxylate reductase yields MKKLAIIGAGSMAEALISGILEKDLIDKNNLWVTNHSNETRLANLREKYGIQSTYDLEELFEEADIILLAMKPKDAATAIQSIREHLKAHMLIVSVLAGVSISTIELLAKKPLAVVRSMPNTSAAVGKSATAVAINERVSLSQIETTKKLFGTVGLTSFVEEEQLDAVTGLSGSGPAYIYYLIEAMEKSAVEVGLDKQMASELIVQTLLGAAEMVKKSSKSSTQLRKEVTSPGGTTEAGIQILEQHGVQQAFISCIKAATAQSKKMGTALSTLLEVSEQPS; encoded by the coding sequence ATGAAAAAATTAGCAATCATTGGTGCAGGTTCAATGGCTGAAGCGTTAATTTCAGGAATTCTCGAAAAAGATTTAATTGATAAAAATAATCTATGGGTTACAAATCATTCGAATGAAACACGGTTAGCCAACCTTCGGGAGAAATATGGTATCCAAAGCACCTATGATTTAGAAGAGCTTTTTGAAGAAGCAGATATTATCCTTTTGGCAATGAAGCCAAAGGATGCAGCAACAGCCATTCAATCCATTCGTGAGCATTTGAAGGCACATATGCTCATTGTCTCAGTTTTAGCTGGAGTATCAATCAGTACAATTGAACTGCTAGCAAAAAAGCCGCTGGCAGTTGTTCGGTCGATGCCAAACACTTCCGCAGCGGTAGGTAAATCAGCAACAGCTGTTGCCATCAATGAACGCGTTTCCCTAAGCCAAATTGAAACAACAAAAAAACTTTTCGGAACAGTCGGCCTGACCTCCTTTGTTGAGGAAGAGCAGTTAGATGCCGTAACAGGTCTTTCTGGAAGTGGCCCTGCCTATATCTATTATCTGATCGAGGCAATGGAAAAAAGTGCGGTTGAGGTTGGGCTCGATAAGCAAATGGCTAGTGAATTGATTGTGCAAACGCTGCTTGGGGCAGCAGAGATGGTAAAGAAATCCAGTAAGTCCTCCACGCAATTACGTAAAGAGGTAACGAGCCCTGGCGGAACAACAGAGGCCGGGATTCAAATCCTTGAGCAACATGGGGTTCAGCAGGCATTCATTTCCTGTATTAAAGCGGCCACGGCCCAATCAAAAAAAATGGGGACGGCATTAAGTACACTGCTTGAAGTCAGCGAACAGCCTTCATAA
- a CDS encoding glycosyltransferase family 2 protein, with protein sequence MLTFLFSIGILVWLVFLLDGLIGIRKIDSLENEENLDNGPLLSVIVAARNEENQIKSSILSQLEQSYKNVEWILVNDRSSDDTGKIMNELADADSRISVIHIQKLPEGWLGKNNALYNGTLSASGKWLLFTDADVKFENEAFAKALHYFERHNLDHLTASPNLNAKSFWLKSFVAFFLVGFSYFKRPWSANNPKSKTGTGIGAFNLVSKEAYISFGTHEKVKMRPDDDLQLGMKMKRAGYRQRIVTALKLIEVEWYGSLKEAFVGLEKNTYAGLHYRVSMVFFAIFGIFITNVLPFIMIFSAKKTIVLLSIGNIVLCGIHYLVILRKMTLFSPALFLVFPITALLFIYSIIRASFLTFKRGGIEWRGTTYKLSELREKNKS encoded by the coding sequence ATGCTAACATTCTTATTTTCTATCGGAATTCTTGTGTGGCTTGTTTTTCTCCTAGACGGACTGATTGGTATAAGAAAAATAGATTCTCTGGAAAATGAGGAAAACCTGGATAATGGACCATTATTATCGGTCATCGTTGCAGCCCGCAATGAAGAAAATCAAATAAAATCAAGTATTCTAAGTCAGTTGGAACAAAGCTACAAGAACGTCGAATGGATTCTCGTCAATGATCGTTCAAGCGATGATACAGGAAAGATCATGAATGAATTAGCAGATGCGGATTCTCGCATCTCGGTCATCCATATTCAAAAACTCCCTGAAGGCTGGCTGGGGAAAAATAATGCGTTATATAATGGTACATTAAGTGCTTCCGGAAAGTGGTTATTATTCACCGATGCGGATGTAAAGTTTGAAAATGAAGCGTTCGCAAAAGCGCTGCATTACTTTGAACGGCATAATCTTGATCATTTAACTGCCTCACCAAACCTGAACGCGAAATCCTTTTGGCTTAAGTCATTTGTCGCGTTCTTCCTGGTTGGATTTTCTTATTTTAAGCGCCCGTGGTCTGCAAATAATCCAAAGTCAAAGACAGGAACAGGAATTGGAGCTTTTAACCTTGTCTCTAAAGAAGCCTATATTTCTTTTGGTACCCACGAAAAGGTAAAAATGCGTCCTGACGATGACTTACAATTAGGAATGAAAATGAAACGCGCTGGTTACCGTCAGCGAATTGTTACGGCCCTGAAACTGATTGAAGTAGAATGGTACGGAAGTTTAAAGGAAGCATTTGTCGGGCTTGAAAAAAATACATATGCCGGGTTACATTACCGAGTAAGTATGGTGTTTTTTGCGATATTCGGAATATTTATTACGAACGTTCTTCCATTTATCATGATTTTTTCAGCCAAAAAAACCATCGTTCTCTTAAGCATAGGAAATATAGTACTATGCGGAATTCATTATCTCGTTATCCTTAGAAAAATGACGCTGTTTTCCCCTGCCCTGTTTTTGGTATTTCCAATCACAGCACTATTGTTCATTTACTCAATTATTCGCGCGAGTTTTCTCACCTTTAAACGCGGAGGAATTGAATGGAGAGGAACTACTTACAAGCTTAGTGAGCTAAGGGAAAAGAATAAAAGTTAA
- the namA gene encoding NADPH dehydrogenase NamA has product MSAKLFSPYTINGVTLKNRIVMAPMCMYSSHNENGQVENWHRTHYASRAVGQVGLIIVEATAVTPQGRISPKDLGIWSDDHLSGLKELVERMKEHGAKTGIQLAHAGRKAVLEDDILAPSALPFNEKMKTPLEMTKENITETVDAFKKGAERALKAGFDVIEIHGAHGYLINEFLSPLSNKRTDEYGGSAENRYRFLREVIEAVKTAWNGPLFVRVSANDYHDEGLTADDYVTFCKWMKEQGVDLIDVSSGAVVPARINAYPGYQVKFSETIKNGAEIPTGAVGLITSGIQAEEILQNERADLVFLARVLLRDPYWPRTAAKELDVSIEGPKQYERGWL; this is encoded by the coding sequence ATGTCAGCAAAATTATTTTCACCTTATACGATTAATGGCGTCACATTAAAAAATCGGATTGTCATGGCGCCAATGTGCATGTATTCAAGTCATAATGAGAATGGCCAGGTAGAGAACTGGCATCGTACGCATTACGCAAGTAGAGCAGTCGGCCAGGTTGGGCTGATTATTGTCGAAGCAACGGCAGTTACTCCTCAGGGCAGAATTTCACCGAAGGATTTAGGGATCTGGAGTGATGATCATCTGTCGGGATTAAAAGAACTAGTCGAACGAATGAAGGAACATGGGGCTAAAACGGGAATCCAGCTTGCACATGCTGGTAGAAAGGCTGTTTTAGAAGATGACATCCTTGCACCTTCCGCTCTGCCATTTAATGAAAAAATGAAAACGCCCTTGGAAATGACCAAAGAAAATATCACTGAAACGGTTGATGCTTTTAAAAAAGGAGCAGAACGAGCTTTAAAGGCTGGATTTGATGTTATTGAAATTCATGGTGCCCATGGCTATTTAATCAATGAATTTCTTTCACCGCTTTCAAATAAAAGAACCGATGAATATGGCGGTTCAGCAGAAAATCGTTATCGTTTTTTACGTGAAGTGATTGAAGCCGTAAAAACTGCATGGAATGGTCCTTTATTTGTCCGCGTTTCTGCCAATGACTATCATGACGAAGGATTAACAGCAGATGATTATGTGACTTTTTGCAAATGGATGAAAGAGCAGGGAGTGGACTTAATCGATGTCAGCTCTGGGGCGGTTGTACCTGCAAGAATAAATGCATATCCAGGCTATCAAGTTAAGTTTTCAGAAACAATTAAGAATGGCGCTGAGATTCCTACCGGTGCCGTCGGATTAATTACTTCTGGAATTCAAGCGGAAGAAATCCTGCAAAATGAGCGCGCAGATCTAGTTTTCTTAGCCCGTGTATTGTTAAGAGATCCCTACTGGCCGCGTACAGCTGCTAAAGAACTTGATGTTAGCATCGAAGGACCGAAACAATATGAGCGCGGTTGGTTATAG
- the rnz gene encoding ribonuclease Z, with amino-acid sequence MDIYFLGTGAGMPAKLRNVTSIALKLLEERSAIWLFDAGEATQHQILHTSLKPRRIEKIFITHLHGDHIYGLPGLLSSRSFQGGESEVTVYGPKGIKQYLEISLSVSQTYLKYPLRIVEIEGGIIFEDEQFTVEARLLEHGIPSYGYRIVEKDRAGTLLADKLIEAGVQPGPIFRKIKNGESVTLEDGRTIVPTDFLGPEQKGRVVTILGDTRYCQNAISLAADADLLVHEATFSKGEEKLAFDYFHSTTHQAASVAKQAGSKQLCITHISSRYDRNAWRELVSEAQEIFVNTDIAEDFKEITIPLK; translated from the coding sequence GTGGATATTTATTTTTTAGGAACAGGCGCCGGTATGCCAGCGAAGCTCCGTAATGTCACATCGATCGCATTAAAATTACTTGAAGAACGTTCGGCTATTTGGTTATTTGATGCAGGTGAAGCAACCCAGCATCAAATCTTACATACATCATTGAAACCGCGAAGAATAGAGAAAATTTTTATTACTCATCTCCATGGCGATCATATTTATGGTTTACCAGGGCTATTATCTAGCCGTTCTTTTCAAGGAGGGGAATCTGAGGTTACAGTTTATGGACCAAAAGGGATCAAGCAATACCTTGAAATAAGTCTCTCTGTTAGCCAAACCTATTTAAAATATCCTTTAAGAATCGTTGAAATCGAAGGCGGGATTATTTTTGAGGATGAGCAGTTCACAGTAGAAGCACGATTGCTAGAGCATGGTATTCCTTCCTACGGCTATCGGATTGTTGAGAAGGACAGGGCAGGTACGTTATTAGCGGACAAGCTTATCGAAGCAGGAGTACAGCCAGGTCCGATTTTTCGAAAAATAAAAAATGGTGAATCGGTTACACTTGAGGACGGAAGGACGATTGTACCAACTGATTTCCTTGGTCCAGAACAAAAGGGGAGAGTTGTTACGATCCTTGGGGATACAAGATATTGCCAAAATGCCATCTCCTTGGCAGCTGATGCGGATTTATTGGTACATGAAGCCACCTTTTCGAAGGGGGAAGAAAAGCTTGCTTTCGATTACTTTCATTCCACGACACATCAGGCTGCTTCGGTGGCGAAACAGGCAGGGAGTAAGCAACTATGTATAACCCACATAAGTTCCCGGTATGATCGAAATGCTTGGAGAGAACTCGTTTCCGAGGCACAGGAGATATTTGTAAATACTGATATCGCCGAGGACTTTAAAGAAATAACCATTCCGCTTAAATGA
- the zwf gene encoding glucose-6-phosphate dehydrogenase: MIFGATGDLAIRKLFPSLYRLFERGRLKKFAVIGVARRPLTNDGFQKSVKDSVINALGDKENIDEFISYFYYHSHDVTDSSSYVALRNLANQIDENYNLEGNRIFYLAMAPEFFGPIALHLKSDGLTEVKGFKRLVIEKPFGKSLESAKELNQQIRTAFSEEEVYRIDHYLGKEMVRNIEVIRFANAIFEPLWNNRYISNIQITSSEILGVEERGRYYETSGALRDMVQNHMMQMVALLAMEPPIRLTTDEVRSEKVRVFRSLRRVESNEINDYFVRGQYGAGTVTDEQVPEYRAEPMVDKESNTETFVAGKIMIDNFRWAGVPFYIRTGKRMTTKSTKIVVQFKDIPMNLYYQPEKKVNPNLLVIHIQPEEGITLHLNAKKAGGHLDAQEVKLSFANTGIQAMNTPEGYEKLLYDCLRGDATNFTHWDEVAYSWAFVDKISDVWENTKSVNFPNYVSGTTGPKAADELLEKDGFFWWPVKNLEVDICK, translated from the coding sequence ATGATATTTGGTGCGACAGGTGATTTAGCTATTCGTAAGCTATTTCCTTCCCTTTACAGGTTATTTGAGCGAGGGAGATTAAAGAAATTCGCTGTTATTGGTGTTGCTAGAAGACCGCTTACAAATGATGGCTTCCAGAAATCTGTAAAAGATTCTGTTATTAATGCATTAGGAGATAAAGAAAATATTGATGAGTTCATTTCTTACTTTTACTATCATTCACATGATGTAACAGATTCTAGCTCATACGTTGCCTTAAGAAATTTAGCTAATCAAATTGATGAGAATTACAACCTGGAAGGAAACCGTATATTTTATCTTGCTATGGCACCCGAATTCTTTGGGCCAATTGCTTTACATTTGAAATCAGATGGGTTAACGGAGGTAAAAGGATTTAAACGTCTGGTAATTGAAAAACCGTTCGGGAAAAGCTTAGAGTCTGCGAAAGAGTTAAATCAACAAATTCGAACAGCATTTTCGGAAGAAGAGGTATATCGGATTGATCATTATTTAGGGAAGGAAATGGTCCGAAACATCGAAGTCATTCGTTTCGCCAACGCCATTTTTGAACCTTTATGGAATAACCGCTATATCTCTAATATTCAAATAACCTCAAGTGAAATACTTGGTGTCGAAGAGCGAGGTCGCTACTACGAAACGAGCGGTGCTTTACGGGATATGGTACAAAACCATATGATGCAAATGGTTGCTCTACTAGCGATGGAACCTCCAATTCGATTAACGACTGACGAAGTTCGTTCAGAAAAAGTAAGAGTTTTTCGATCACTGCGAAGGGTTGAAAGCAACGAGATAAATGACTATTTTGTACGCGGTCAATATGGTGCTGGGACTGTAACCGATGAACAAGTACCCGAGTACCGTGCTGAACCAATGGTGGACAAAGAGTCCAATACAGAGACATTTGTTGCTGGGAAAATTATGATTGATAATTTCAGATGGGCTGGTGTTCCTTTTTATATTCGAACTGGAAAAAGAATGACAACAAAGTCTACAAAAATTGTTGTTCAGTTTAAAGACATTCCAATGAATCTATATTATCAGCCAGAAAAAAAGGTAAATCCGAATCTGCTTGTCATTCATATTCAGCCTGAGGAAGGAATCACCTTGCATCTAAACGCGAAGAAGGCTGGCGGCCACCTTGACGCACAGGAGGTAAAGCTGAGTTTTGCCAATACAGGAATCCAAGCCATGAATACTCCTGAAGGGTATGAAAAGCTGCTTTATGATTGTTTACGGGGTGATGCAACAAACTTCACCCATTGGGATGAAGTCGCTTACTCTTGGGCGTTTGTTGATAAAATCTCTGATGTCTGGGAAAACACAAAATCGGTTAACTTTCCAAATTATGTATCTGGAACAACAGGGCCAAAGGCAGCGGACGAGCTGTTAGAGAAAGATGGTTTCTTTTGGTGGCCTGTTAAGAATTTAGAGGTTGATATATGTAAATAA